A window of Hordeum vulgare subsp. vulgare chromosome 5H, MorexV3_pseudomolecules_assembly, whole genome shotgun sequence genomic DNA:
CAACATCCTCCCTGCACGCTCGGATTCGACGGGGAGGCATCGGCGAGGAGGAGAGGGACGACGGCGTGGGGACGCTCTCTCTGAACCCGAAGGTATTTCACTCTGAAACTTACGTGtggaggggaagaaggagggggaAGAAGGTGCTGGTCGTGAAGGAGAagaaagggaggaaccctaggaggatggggcacgcacgccgaggttaAATAGTCCTCGACGTCCGTGTACTCACGGCGTCGACGCGCTCTCTCTCTATGATGCTCCACTGACGGAAAGAGGAGAAAGCCACGGCGTCAGGGATAAGAAAGGAGAGGGAGATGGGCTTGCGCGGGGGAGAGGAGAAGAGATGTGCCAGGAGGAAAGGAGGGAGCCACCCACCTCGCgccaaataattaaacaaaaggttttttttcctatttttttaaataacacCTGCAAATAAAACACACACAGCCACACAtgggtttgaagaaaacaaaataaaaatacctagTGCATAAGgggattatgccctatttaaataaaatagaaaacatatTTTTGGAGCAACCAAATTAAATCCAAAACAGTGATTCTAACTGCTATTTTGTAATTAAAATCCCACTTAGCTAAAGTTTTAAAACCCCCAAAACAATACCCCTCAATCACAAGATAACACACTAAaataacaacatttttaaaacaggttttgagcaagttaaacatgagctcaaataaaCAACGGAGAAGGGGTTATTTGAAATCTAGTTTGAAAGCTACATAGTTTGAAACCATAGTTTGGCAATCACCACATCAAACACAACACACTTGCACTCATCATggatcaaacaacaacaacaacaacaacaacacaaaggaaatgacatgaatgcaatgaatggcatggtgcaaaggtgatgacatgtaatgaccacatgaaatgataactccatagTATTGAAATCATGATCCAAATTAGGAaagggttccaaatatggcaagggttacatctggggcattacagaaATATAGTAGCTAGACATTTAGTGGAAGCTTCGTGGATATTAGAAAATTCTAGGAATAACCATTGTATaaaaggatgcatgtgcacaaatCGTCTTTCCAATTGTATTATAAGCAAagatatatcatccacataactTGTAGTTCTATCAACAATAGAACCTTCTATCAATGGTAATGACCCCGCACAAGTTAAAAAAATCTTGAATCACACtctttccaataatattaccactagctatgcggagtttcttagtttgcataataggttctaCCCTAGGAGGATCATCATCCGCAAGATTATCAAATTTTTCATTAgaaacttcatcaaaatttctttTAGCATTCTCATTGTAAGGTGAAGTTGGAAAATCAAGGGCTTTTGCACTAGAGGCGGAGGCATAACTAATTTCAAACTCAGtcatgatagcaactttcaagcaaactagagagtgaatatgcaatctagtgacaagctaagcaagcaaatgtaaatattttatttatgagacaactaaatatactagcaaataaaaaggagaacaagtgaatgaaaatttctgtggagttacttggtagttggtgatgatattccacggcaacagcgccaaacatccttcctaatacttgtgatatgcgttgggttttccgtgaataggaacgggttatcgcagcgtaatgtgggtaagtatttccctcaattatgaaaccaagatttatcgaaccagtaggaatatcaaccacaaccgtcttcagcggctgcacacaaaagaacaaacaacttgcacccaacgcgggcaagagggttgtcagtccccttgtacttgttatttgcaagtgagtgaggtgtgtagataattgtagatggcaacataaaataaaaacaagtaaatgacagcaaggtattgaaggttttgtaaatatattgtgaatagacacgggggtcatagttttccctaatggcatctctcatgaaaaatagcatacggtgggtaaccaaattgttgttgggcaattgacagaaaagcggataattatgcgatattcatgacaatgatcatgtgtatttaGGCATCACGTCTATAAACAAAtagaccaactcctgcctgcacctattactattactccactcatcgactgctatcgagcatgcatctagagtatcaagtaaaatagagtaatgcgtggagaacaatgacatgacattcacaaagtaaactcaagcaatatgtaatacccatcattttatccttagtataagcaacacaaatacgcatcttgtccccttctgtcacttggatatgGAAAAtcgcaggttgaacctactacaatgcacctccctcaccgaagaaatatcaatctagttggccaaactatttcaatagatcggagagaattacaaagctatcataatcatgcacagaagaatcatataagtattcagagaagactcaaatatttatcatgaataatctgaacataaacccataattcaccgGACCCcaccaaatgcaccgcacaaaaggaattacatcatctgGATCAaaacgaagatgcgatgatcattgtattaaagatcaagagagagggattgacatctaggtactggctatggacccgtaggtctgtggtgaactactcacacatcatcatgaggacaacaaggttgatgaagaggccctccatgattgatcccccttcggcagggtgtcggaacggagctctagatggcctcccgtcggaacagagacttgcggcagcgtaaaaagtgtttcgggaatgCCTTTGTGGTTTTTAGGATAAATGGTAATTTATAAGCCcgagaacagagtcgggagggccttgaggggcccacaagccagcagGGCGCCCCCTTAGGTCACGTTGAGTTGGCTTGTGtggccctcgtgtggcccccaACCTTCCTCCGATGtgtgttggtcttcttttggtccagaaaaaatctccaaaaagtttcaggtcaattggacttcgtttggtatggaaaacttgaaaactgaaaaacatgcagaaaacagcaactggcactcgacactgggtcaataagttagtactaaaaataatataaattggtaaacaaATACCCACAAGTATTCTACAGTGATAATGTATCatcatggaacaatgaaaaattatagatacgttggagacgtatcaagaatgcAATATGTAATCACTACATTCCGACAGTCCATTATCGATTCAAAGACTGTTCCAGGAGTAAGCTTAGGATCATTCGTGtcccactcaattgttggcatgtcctcACTAGCGTATTCGTTTGGAACCAACATGTCAACGTTCTCCTCCTTATCTTCATCATCAGTGTCACAAAATCTAGTAGGGTTGGTTGGCTCCTCCGGGTATTCATCCTTCATTGCTCATTTGTTGAAATCATCAACCAATTCAATGAACATCATCTCATACTTGTCATTGTTTCGAGGAACTAGCTCGTCAGGTTGTGCATCATCTTCTAGAACCAATGCATCGCTGGCCTGGCTCTAACTACCACTAGGTTTAGCCGGTCTAGACATGCGAGGAGCGCGGGGACGCTCACTGTTAGCAGAGTTAATGGGTGTGGCATCCTTTCCCTTATACCATTCTTTTCGCGGTTGCAACACCTATATTTCAATTTTACCGAAACGGCTGCCAGCGGTTAAACAAAAAACGGTTTCTAGATGCTTGTCGCAAGTTGGTGGCACAAATTTGTGCTCACAGCTATTGAAATATCTCAGTTCAACAACATCAGATTGGCTCCAGGGATATTCAGAACACAAGGACTTGCATAAATCTTTAAAGGAAATTATTGTTTCTACCACCTTTAGATAGAAATATCCAGAGGGATGATGCAGTTTTGTACCTCGCATGAAGCTAGTTTCCATTCTAATTGCAAGTGGGAAGACAAGCGCTGGATCAATCCTATAGTTAGGCACACAATAATTCAGTCAAGCAAGCAACAATTCATGCACCCATTGGTCAAATACTAGGCATGTTAACGAGTTAGATCGCACATTTCAAGGGTGCGAGGCTTACCCAGCCGGAATCCATGAGCTCTATGCTGCTCCTGGTTCGACCCAATCCTCCCCACACTCAATGGGACGGAGGCTGGTGTCCCTCGACATTGCCCAAGCCAATGCAACTCAATCTGATGATGCATCTCCACCCTCCAGATCCCCTCAAGCCAGTACAAGCCTGGGGAAAGGAACGCGACGGTTCAATGCACCATGGGTGAGGGTTCGTGTCGATTGGGCAACGATGATGGACTGGGTGGGTAGGGGTTTTGGTGTGGGAGGGGGGTGGGAGTACATGCAGGGCGACGGTGGCGGGAGAGAAAGAGAGGGTCGATGATGGGGAACGACTCGGGCACGAGCTGTTCAAAATGGGGTAAGAGATAAAGAGAAATAGTCGTTCACCTGCCTAGGCCCCACGTGTAGTAAGTTTCCCTTGTCCCACCAGTCACGATAGCGGGCGGCCCCAATAGCCAGGAGAAGAAAGAAACCGGAAGTTAACGGTCAAAGATTTTGATTGGATGAGAGTGCAACCTTCGGGGTTTTGTGagcaggtggtggaggaggagggcaaAAGTAAGAAAAGCTCTATCAGTTGAGAAAAACTGAGCACAACTAAGTAATGAGGGAcacgaaaataaaaaaaaaccttGATTTAAATTGACGTTGCATGTCACTTTTTCTTCATGGACTACACCCCAAATTCTACGGTCCACAACCATTTCTAAATTCCCAGCCCCACTCTCAGTTCTATGCTTCTTTTTCAAAGCAAGCTAACCTATGATTGAATGGTTAGTAGTATATTTATATTCTTTGTCCATCACAATTCAAGTTTCAGACTTAACATTAATGCTtgtatttttctaaatttatttTAGGTCTTTCAATGATGTGCGTTTAGTGAAAGGACACGTTTCCGTCGACTACAAAGACGTTTGTGACGATTTCGTCAATCTCAAAACGATATGCCGACTCAGTCTCTTGAGAATGCTCATAAAAGTAAGATATGCATGCTTACGTTTATAAAGGGTCAGTGTATACTTGTGTATGTGAACTACTTCAATTATACTATGttaaaaaattgttctttcaaAAGAAATGGGCAGTGATTCGCGTCGGCGCGTCGGTCCAAATTTGGGCTGGTCGCACCCTGTGCCTCGGATCTATCCGCCCTTGGCCGTCAGATCTCTCCCCATTCTCTCCTCACCTTATCGTCAACCTCGCGCGCGGGAggaaagggagagggaggagggcgcCGCTCCCGCACGCCCCGACCGCCTCGCCTCGCGTTCTCATCTTGCTTCATCATCAATCGTCGCCGGTTGCCGCCCTCGTCGTTCGTCCGCGTTGCCGGGCAAGGCCCTCGCCGTCGTCCTCGCCACCATATCCACTCATGCAACATTTGCACCATGTGGTTGCATCTCCATGCGGCTATAGTTGTAGCGCCAGTTTGCGACGGCAACTGCTCGCCGGTGCACTCGCCGTTGCTCATGCCCGTCGGTCTCCACCTCGTCGGTCGCACCTTACCCCCCAGTCGCAAATgctggaaaaaagcttcaatcccCAGATGAAAAGGCTTCAACCCTAGATGAAAAAAGCTGCAACCAACACTGCGAATCAGGAAAAAATACAAACGCTGACACAAAATGTTTCAACCTTAGATGAAAAAAGTTCCAATCAGATGATAGAGAGAGCTTTAATCAAGCGAtgctcaaaaatgaaaaaagtttCGAACGTTTTAAGAAAAGCTTCAAACGTGGATGAAAAAGTTTCAATCATGTATataaaagcttcaaccgttaagAAAAAAGCTCCAATCAAACATCGCAACCAGGAAAAAAAGTTGCAAACGTTGATAGAGAAAGCTTCAACCGTatatgaaaaaagcttcaaccggctaCCAGCAATGGAAAAGCTGGGGTTGCATCCCGCTGTCACCTCAGTCATCGCCGTCACGCACCCCGGCCACCGTGGGGTTGCAGCACGTGGACATCGCCGTGGTAGCACTCCATCGCCCCTGTTTGCATCAGCTCTCATGGTCTCGTCGCTCATCGTGTCAGGCGCATCGGCCGTCGGTGAAGTTCCATCAGGCGAGATGGGGTCGCGTTGGTGGAGTCCTCACTAGAGCGTCGGAGAAGGTGCGACGCTTGCCGGCAGCGCCTGAGGTcgctggggaagggaggagggggaggaagaataagataaaaaataataatgaaaGAAGGACGTGAAGACGTTAGATCTATTGCGGTCGAACACGAACCACGTGATGTTTCGACCGACGCGGTGAGGTAAAACGTTTCCCAAAGAAATTCAgattcctcgtgacgtccaaaATGATGGAATTGCTCGTTATCAAAATTCAAACGGCCCAAAAAACAGAACAAAGCagagggaaagagagagagaacGGAAATTCTATCTAGAAGCGCCGCACCGTGGACATCCGATGCGGCGGCTTGTGTGTTCTCTtttatggatgcatgcatgcaatgatgtcatcaGATTCGTTCTAAATGATCGAAATTCAcaaacttttatctcttaaaccgttaattcgatcgatgatccgttttcaccgttgactttgtttcgacgaaatctttaaaactagatcccatgtcgatatgTTTCGACAACATTTTTTTTGCTCATAATTAtcacatttgttgcacttacttgtcatattagtaagtacttacttgtctgataaaaaataacttaatcgccaAACTTTTGAAAATTGCGTGTAAATATGACATCTTGACGTAATCAAAATGGTaagcacaaacaacttttttaaGTGATTACACGCAAAAATATGATAACTCAATATATTTTCAACCGATGACCATAAAGAAATTTTTTTTggtcatcgtttgtaaatatgacaacccGGCATAGTTAAACTAGCATCTTGACAACTAAGTTTTTGAAAAATTGACAACTATGCAATTTtaaactactactagtagtactagtactaaccaGATGCATTTAGCTAGTGAATAAGGTCTGCCAACATATGTTTTGTGTCAGACACTTTTTCTACCGATTTTTTGTGTGACGCTTTGCATGCAATGCATATTTTTGTGATGCCATCTGCATATCCTTCTAGGCCATGCTGCCGTGTGCTGCAATATGGATACATGCGGCACATGAGTCACATCGAGAAAAAAATGGCAATTAAGTTATTTTCTTTTGGACAAGTAAGTGGCTAATAATACGACAATTAAGTCTAAAAATGTGGCAATTATGGACGGAGAAAAAAGTTCTCGAAAAATGTCGACATGgggtctagttttgaagatctcgtcgcgacaAAGCCAACGATGAAAACGGATTGTCAATTAGATTAACGGTTTTAGAGATAAAACTTTAAAATTTTAAATCAATAGAGAAAATATTGATGACGTCATTGCATGAATGCATGGCAGAGAGATGGAATTAGCCGCCGCGAAGACTAGGAAGCGGCGCCGTGTGTAGAGAGAAACCACCCACACCCAAAAATTCCCAAACCTCCATCGAACCAACTCAGCCGCCCGCCCGGCTCGAACCCCATCACCCCGATGGACGAGCACCAGACCCAGGATCTCGTCAAGGAGCTCGTCCTCCGCCTCGCCTCCGCCGAATCCGGCGGCGCGGGCGGCGCGCTGCGGTTCGCGCATCGGCTGCTCTCGAGCCGCCTCGCCCCGGCCGTCCTCCCCGACGAGCACGCGGTCGCGGAGGCCATCAAgcgccgcctcgccgcctccgGCCGCCCCGACGACGCCCTCGCCTTCGCCGACCTCCACGCCAAGCTCTCCGCCCGGTCCCGCCCCGCCTCCCTCTGGCCCCTCCTCTACCTGCTCGACTCGCTCTCCTCCCACCGCCGCGGGGCCGCCTCCGCCGCCTGCCTCCCAAACCTCCCCGCCGCCCCGCCTTCCGCGGCCGGGGGCAAGCAGGCTTCGCGGGCGCCCGGCACGCCCGCCGGCGGCGTGCTGCTGGTCTCCAAGGATCCGGACAACATCCGCGAGATCGCGCTGCGGGAGTACACCGAGCTGGTGCTCGACGAGACGGAGGTGTCCGAGGCCGCGCTGGTGCGCGACGTGCTGTACGCCTGCCAGGGCATCGACGGCCGCTACGTCCGGTATGACAAGAGCAGCGACGCCTACGACCTGCCTGACGGCGTCCGCGTGCCCCGCTCCACTCGCACCCTGGTGCGCAAGCTCTGTGAGCTCGGGTGGCTGTTCCGCAAGGTGCGCGGCTTCATCTCCGACAATGTAAGCCGCTTGCCCTCTCATGCCGCCACCGAGGTCGGCACTGTTGCTCAGGCCTTCTGCTCAGCTCTGCAGGAGGAACTATCTGATTACTATAAGCTTCTTGCCGTTCTAGAGTCATACTCGTTAAATCCAATTCCAACACCTGGATCTGATTCGGGCGTGTCAGGCAATTACCTCTCACTGCGGCGCCTTATTGTGTGGCTTGCTGAGCCTGCCGTCAGAATGCGCTTAATGGCCGTCTTGGTGGATGGGTGCCGTGGTTTGAGAGGCGGTGGAATGGCTGGTGCGATCCATGGGCACGCACAGCATGGGGATCCCATGGTTCAAGATTTTATGGCCCGCTTGCTGCGGCGAGTGTGCTCGCCACTGTTTGAAATGGTACGAAGCTGGGTGCTTGAGGGTGAATTGGAGGATTTATTTGGCGAGTTCTTCATCGTTGGGCAGCCAGTCAAGGCTGAATCTTTGTGGCGGGAGGGCTACCTTATTCAGTCTGATATGCTACCGAGTTTCATTTCTCCGGTGCTGGCACAAAGGATACTTAGAACAGGCAAGTCAATCAACTTTCTCAGAGTTTGCTGTGATGATAATGGTTGGGCTGAGGCTGCCACTGAGGCTGCAGCCTATGTTGGCACCACAACAAGTCGAGGCGGGCTTGGTTATGGGCAGATTGATGCTTTGGAGGCTTTGGTCGTAGAAGCAGCCAAGAGGATTGATCAGCGTTTGATGGATGTGATCCATAAGCGATACCGATTTAAAGACCATTGTCTTGCTATCAAGAGATATTTGCTTCTTGGGCAGGGTGATTTTGTTCAGTATCTCATGGATGTTGTCGGTCCTGAGTTGTCAGAACCAGCCAATAGAATTAGCTCCTTCCACCTTGCTGGCTTGCTTGAAACTGCGATACGTGCATCTGACGCACAATATGATGACCGTGACATCTTGGACCGGATAAAAGTGAAGATGATGGATCACGGAGATGGTGATGTTGGCTGGGACGTCTTCTCCTTAGAGTATGATGCTAGGGTCCCTCTGGACACGGTGTTCACAGCATCAGTCATGAAGATGTACCTCAAGATATTCAACTTCCTATGGAAGCTTAAGCGTGTTGATCATTCCTTGACCGGAGTCTGGAAGACAATGAAGCCTAATTGCATTGTTTCTTCTCCATTTTACAAGGAAGGGACAAGCATCAGGCTTCAGTTTGTTTCAGTTCTTCGGAAATGCCAAGTTCTGTTTAACGAAATGAACCATTTTGTGACCAACTTCCAGTACTACATTATGTTTGAGGTCCTGGAGATTTCCTGGGCTCGTTTTTCAGAAGAAATGGATTCAGCAAAAGATTTAGACGATCTTCTCATGGGACATGACAAGTATCTCACTTCAATTGTGGAGAAGTCTCTCCTGGGTGAGCGGTCCCTGGGAATTTTAAGAAATCTTTTTGCCTTGTTTGACATCATATTACAGTTCCGCAGCCATGCTGATAGGTGGTTTGAACGGATATACGAGTTGCAACTAAGGTTAGGTTATTGCAGAAATAGCTAATGCCATCTTTCCCTCAACATTTTTATCATGTATACTGTTTGATTTACTTATAGGTTTTCCTTCTTACTGCAGGGGAAAACCAAAAACAAAATCCAAGGAAACAGGTTCATGGCTGGAGGGGGGCAGAAAAGCCATGATTCAACTCGCCGGGGAACTTTTTCAGAAAATGGGTGAAGATTTGGACAGCATTGCAAAAGATTACACAGCTTCTCTTGATTCATTTATCTCCCAGTTGCCCTTGCAGCAACATGTTGATTTAAAGTTCCTTCTCTTCCGTTTAGACTTCACTGAATACTACAGCCGTGTTTCGTCCAACAAATGAGTGTGTGCTGTGCTTCTAATGTGGAAGAAATAGGTGTCAGATTTAGCTTTTGGTTTGGATTTGCGAGGCATTCTTGTGTATACGGTAGCCCCACTGGTTGATATATTGTCAGTTCAATGGCATGAACACATTCAGTTGTCCTGGGCTGTTGAAGGTAATTTCTAACTGGGGTTAGTATAAATGTTCCCAAGTTATTAATCATTGCAAGTATGTGAAATTTCAATTTTGACCTTGTCTCTATTCTGGTGCAGATGTTTATCCACTGATGCCATGAAGTTGGAACCTGCATTTTAAGCATGCTGGTGTACAGAGTTTATGTAAGTTTACCTGGATTTGACATTTGTTTTGGGCGTATTAGTAAACATTTCATGTATCtgctttcttgtttttatttattcagtttGCATGGAGATTTATCCTTACCAGCTTGTATTTTGTAGTTACAAGAGAATGAGAATCTGATTTCgctagttgctgttttttgctggCT
This region includes:
- the LOC123398410 gene encoding gamma-tubulin complex component 3-like produces the protein MDEHQTQDLVKELVLRLASAESGGAGGALRFAHRLLSSRLAPAVLPDEHAVAEAIKRRLAASGRPDDALAFADLHAKLSARSRPASLWPLLYLLDSLSSHRRGAASAACLPNLPAAPPSAAGGKQASRAPGTPAGGVLLVSKDPDNIREIALREYTELVLDETEVSEAALVRDVLYACQGIDGRYVRYDKSSDAYDLPDGVRVPRSTRTLVRKLCELGWLFRKVRGFISDNVSRLPSHAATEVGTVAQAFCSALQEELSDYYKLLAVLESYSLNPIPTPGSDSGVSGNYLSLRRLIVWLAEPAVRMRLMAVLVDGCRGLRGGGMAGAIHGHAQHGDPMVQDFMARLLRRVCSPLFEMVRSWVLEGELEDLFGEFFIVGQPVKAESLWREGYLIQSDMLPSFISPVLAQRILRTGKSINFLRVCCDDNGWAEAATEAAAYVGTTTSRGGLGYGQIDALEALVVEAAKRIDQRLMDVIHKRYRFKDHCLAIKRYLLLGQGDFVQYLMDVVGPELSEPANRISSFHLAGLLETAIRASDAQYDDRDILDRIKVKMMDHGDGDVGWDVFSLEYDARVPLDTVFTASVMKMYLKIFNFLWKLKRVDHSLTGVWKTMKPNCIVSSPFYKEGTSIRLQFVSVLRKCQVLFNEMNHFVTNFQYYIMFEVLEISWARFSEEMDSAKDLDDLLMGHDKYLTSIVEKSLLGERSLGILRNLFALFDIILQFRSHADRWFERIYELQLRGKPKTKSKETGSWLEGGRKAMIQLAGELFQKMGEDLDSIAKDYTASLDSFISQLPLQQHVDLKFLLFRLDFTEYYSRVSSNK